The DNA segment attctctcCGATGGCAAGCGAGATCATTGCCTTCAGGTTTAGCTATCTTCTGCATTCGGTTCCACGTGTCGCTTTCTCGTGCgatcattaaatatgaacatattttaacgATACAGCATCCACATTACATTCTGGCTTATCAATTATCCCCATAATCTGCTGCCAGCCTCGTACATTATCTCACTGAAAATATGTATTCAGCTGAACGAAATCTATGACAGATAAATGGGGCAACCTAAACTGCTGCCCAGTTGCATCTGTGTGGATTTTAGAATCCACCGCTTAGATGTATAAACCAAGACATAATGGACAAAAGATAAAGAGAAAGCAGCAAAGAGTTCTTATACAGTAATGCGCCTCTGAGCTTGGAGAGTTACAGTGGTGTGTTAAAGCAGCCAATTCACGATACAGACTAAATAGGCTCAGCAATGTGTTTTACAACAAACAGAACTTATAATGAGAGAACTTAAGATATTCAAGTAATCAAAGTTGTAGTGTTGCCGCTGAAGAGGATTGATCCCCTCTATATAGTGGATTGACGTGTCCAACAGCCCGACTAAGATGGAAGGGGTGCGAGGAGTTGAGTGCAGGCACGTCCTTGGAAGTCTGGGGAGTCTGTATGGATATCTCACACCATGAACGTTGCGAGTTGATCTGGTCTATCTTAACGGGGTCAGAAAGCGTACCAAAGGCCTGGTGCATTTGTGATGGAATATCATGTCAACCAATATGGCTTGCTCGAACTGAACTTGGTTCCGGACACTGCTCGGCTCGGCCCATGTTAGGTTTTGGCCACTACAATCTGCAAACAAATAGTCATCCTAGAAAAAGAATTTCCTCCCTTACAAAGTTGTACAATTTTCTCACAGCTGAAACTCCTTAGCTGAGATCAGTAGAATGTGACTAATGAAGATCACTGCAACTTATGGTAGTTAAGAGTGTTAGACCAATATTTCACCAGAAAGCATGCATATTCACCAAACACTTCCTAAGAGGGCAAACTGTTAAATTTCTAAGAAGATCAACCGATTAATGCTTACGATATTAAGGATCTTCAGGCACCACAATATTATCTGTAAAGCTTCTTAGTGAATACTATATCATTTCATTATATTGACCTAACTTCCAACTTTCCTCAATTCAGCTGAGAAGCGTCGTTGATGAAGTGAAGATGGTTTAGTCAATATTCTTATCAATGTACATAGGAGAGGAAAATCATATATCAACAACAGTGAGGCCAACATGTGAAACATGAACACCAACTTTTCTCTGCTGCTTTAAGCTGTGATTCTGATTGCTTGTGTTGCGGCTGCTTTTCTGGTTGGAACTCTGGTTGAGATTGAGGTTTCTCTACTTTCTCAGCGGCACCTTTCAGCGAGTTGCTTTTCGCACCATCATTTACTAGTCTGGATTGAACAAAAAATTAATCAGATACAGTTCAAATGTATTTCATGCATGGTAATGACTCCTCGCAAACCATATATCACAAAAGATAACTACATCATCTCAAATACGAAACCTTAACATAGATAGATAAAGAGAGAGGGAATGATAAACATGGGAAAAAAGCGGTTATTCTCGATTAGCAGTGCAATAACATGATCAAGTCCAGATCCAAAAACGAATAGAAGGTTTAATCCATTTCTCCAAAGGTTTTAAAACTGTCCTTCAAAAGAAGTTTGGCGCTAATATAAAAGTTTCTCTAATTATTAAAGAACATTAGGAAGATCACTACATCAAAAATCCCCAAGGCATAAACAAAATGCTGAATCCAATCTGTCAGATGAAACACTTTTAAAACATCAAAAGGCGACCCCTCTCTTTACAAAAGGCAAACTTTTATATCTGATCAAATAATTGGGAGCAGAAAAACAACAATATTAGTCACATACTAAATACAACAATGCAATGCTTATTTCATAAGCTAAAAGGTTTTGTCTGAAATTCTGCTTCTTTGGTCCAGACTCATAAATGTTATGTTTGCAAAGCTAGGAAAGATAATAATTACTTTTTTCTGATAGATAAATTCAGAATACAGGTAACGCCCTCGAAGGATAGTGACATCAATACATAGAATAGCATACCCTATGTATGAATCATGAAGTTTAAAAGTATGCTTTTAGACTGGCAGGAAAATCTTTGTGTTTGTCTTTAAAAAGGAATACACAAAATATATAAATGGATAATGTTAGACAGCAATTTGATAACATGATGTCTCGTACAAATATGAGCACAAAACAAATATATAGTGCATGGTGCAACCTTGATGAGAGGAAAATTAATGCTATAGAGCATAAAATTCAACAAGAGAATGAGATTatgaattagaaaaaataaaacagcAGAAAGTTCTATGTTTCTAGATGTCAATTACAACGTCTCTTTTACACAAAAAAGCAGTATGATGCTTTTACCTTTTATCCCAGCTGTTATTTTGACGAAAAAGGTGATGATTGTCATAATTGCCAAGTATCCTTATACTTTTGTAGGATATAAAATGTTCATGTTCTTTATGtgttaagaaaaaagaaattttttgttTATGTTCCAATATTTATATGTAAAACACTGAAAGGAGAGCTTACACTGGGAAAGCAAAGGAACTACTGCTGTTTCCACTCGCCTCGGAGTGGCAAGGTGAAGAAGTACGAGCAGGTGAAGAAATACGAGTAGCCTCAGTTGGTGGAACAGCTCTGTCATCAGTCCTGTTGGAGGTGGTAGCAGCAGGCTCTTCAATGACACTACTTGTCTTTCCTTTGATATTATTATTCACAGGTTTTTCCTCTGAGACCATTTTGGGGGTCTCGACATTCTTCTCTTGTATACCAGGACCTTCCGACGCTCTTGCACTTTTTTCATCCCTATCTCTGCTTACATCGATAAGAGGGGGAAGGGGGGAAGATAAGTTCTTACTGTCATTGGATTTAACTTCGGATGCATAATATGGAGAATTTTTCCATTCCTCAGGCTtgttgagttcttgagatttggATAGCAAGTGAGAGTAATCTGTGGAGAAGCTGTTGGTTCCCATTTGAATACTAAACAATGACTCATTTGATGCAGTGCTCCATTCCGGGGTGGTAGGCTTGCTCGAAAAAATGGATTTAGGAATACGATTAGGATCATAACCTGGAGGATGATCCATAGTACTATGTGATGGAGGGGATTTCATTGGCTCAAGATTCTGAGGAAAAGCATCGGGGAATAATGGATTTCCTGTTTCAGCACGCGGAGAATTACTCATCATACTCCACTGTGGCGTCTGAGAAGAAACATCAGGAAACCATGAGGCTGCTGGACTAGGAGATAGGGAAGCATCTGGTTCGGACTTTGTATATAAATCTCCAAGAGACTCCTTTGGATGAGTACTTAGTTCTAGTGACGAATCAGATGATGaagaagctgataagtgagaatCAGGATGTTGCATTACAGGTTTATTGCTAGCATTCGCTTTCTccatattttattttccctctGATTAAACACAATTCTTCAATGCTATCGGCAACTCAAGCAAATCTTTCTCCTGCAGAACAAGGACGAATCAGCAAAGCATCTACTACTTGCTAGAAAAGTTGATAAAGATAGGGGGAAAATATATATAGCCTAACATAGCTTGAGGCGTGTAGAACACTTCCTCGAAAGATTGATTGCCCCAGTTTATGGATAGCAGACAACGATCTCTGGGAATACAATGTCTCTCGTCTGGAAGTACAAAACAACGTTCTTATTTATAGAACATAATTTCAAAAGGTTGAAACCTTTTCAGAACAGACgtctttttattattataaactacaaagggccaaatatatacCTCTACTTTTCAAAATGGTCTAAAAATActcctcgttatactattgagtTATTTATACCCTGCAGTCAtattttgggttcaaatataaccctcatttaaacggagggacacgtgtcatcgtcatgttggtcaattctaaatatcttctaattaattaaaaagacccattaATCATACCcgaaaagcaatttttttttgtaaaaactagaaaaaactaaaattatttttactaaaaactgaaaaaaccgaaaatattttttttcagcttttacaaaaaaactgctttagaaaaaattgcaaaatattttctaaaacaatgtttTTGAAAAACCTGAAAAAAGAAAgctgaaaatcaattttctaaagcaattttttttgtaaaaattgaatttttttttactaaaaactgaaaaaaacgagaatatcttcttcttttttttcccagtttttacaaaataactgctttaaaaaagctaaaaaatattttctaaaataatatttttgtaaaaactgaaaaaaaaaactaaaaagcaaaTTTCTAAAGcagtgtttttgtaaaaactgaaaaaacaattttttttttccagtttttagttaaaaatatttcagtttttttcagtttttaattgctttagaaaattatttttcagtttttacaaaaatattgttttagaaaatatttttcagtttttttaaagcagtttttttgtaaaaactggaaaaacaaatattttcgcttttttcagtttttagtaaaaatgttttttcagttttttccagtttttacaaaaaaaaaaattatttttcagctatggataatgagtctttttaattaacggacgatgacacgtgtctctccgtttaaatgaggggtatatttgaacctaaagtatgactgcaggggtataaataacccaatagtataacgagaggTATTCTtaaaccattttcgaaagtagagaGGTATATTTGGCCTTTTGCCATATAAACTATCCAACACTACTTAAGTTATCAGATCATAGTAAGATGGATATGTTAAAAATACAGACAGAATTTCAGATATTATGAGCTCAGAAATACTCTTCCAGGAAAGAAGTTTGGAGTTAAGTAAGAATCAGGCATTATTCTTCAAAACCAACTACTAACTACATTTTGCCAGTTCTCTTAGCCGGGGGCGTTTATCTTAGGCCCCGACTAAGATATCTAACTATGTGTAAAATTAAGACTATAAACCAATATTGTCGAGTTTAGGATGAATAACCACCATAGGTTTAATGCCCACCAAGGCTTCAAATCCATCTAGAGCTATTTTCccagtttcatcatttttcttttttgataactATAGCATTTCTGGTACCCACCAAGGATTCaatagatgggaagaaatcactcGTCTCTATTGAAATTTGAACATGATCTCTCATGACCTTCATCCAATTCATTGACTGCTAGGTCACACCTTTCATACTATGCCACATGACATCACCAATTTGTTTCACCAAAATGGGAATTAGAAGGTGACTTCCAGGATTCTGGGgcagattgaaaaaaaaaaacaattaaaaaaaggTTTAAATTTTCATGGTTCTCCGTTGTTCTTTCTAGATTCATAGAGCAACAATAAATCAATCAATCAGTCTTCTACGCATCAATGTCAAACTAGTTGTGATCGGCTATATGAATCATCAATCTCCTTTCTTTCACCATATAACTCTAGCAACAAATTATTTTCAAACTCTGAATCTGCTAACCAAATGAACGTTAATAATCATAAATCTTTGAAAGTTATTATATCTAATATAAACCATCGATCATTATGTAAGCGATTAGAGCAATGTACAATCTTTGCGCGTAAGCTGGCCCGAACACAATTATAATAACAAAAAGAGGTATAATTCTTCTTGTTCATTAGGCTCATATATAAAACAAATAATACTCACCTCCAAATCAAATGTGCGTAATATCATCCAATGCAATTTCACAGGCTCTGAATTTGGGCAAAATTCGTATTCAAATAGGCTTTACAAGAAAAATACGATTGctctaattttgaaataaaaagtgCCAAGAAAGCAATTGAAAGTATCTAAAATCTTTTAAGAAATTCATAGCACCTTCATTGGAATCTTAATAACTAGCTATTTCATGTTTGCAAGTAAATTACCAACATAGAAGTGGCATTTCTGCAAACAAAAAGCTAGAGATTGACAATCAAGAAATATTTAAATATGAAAGaaaagttttataattttaacAAAAGGATTAACAGAAatcaaaatgcaaaaacaaaaaaattggaTTTAGGGTCGATAGGAAAAGAATTTTTTAGGGATTTcattttttgggttaaatttGCATAAAAAAGGAAGGGCTAAGCTGCTATTTCGGTAATGTATGCTTTTATAAGTTATACCTAACCGTTGGCGCCATCGCTAGTTTTACTGTTAACATGCCACAGCTGATCCTAACGAGAGAAAATAAGTTGGGCGTCGTTTGATTCCCGTATTAATTATACAGAAATTATAATGTAGGAAATATTTATGAGGTCATATAATAATGTGACAATTTTTATTTGTTGAGTGAAAATATGAGAATGCTTACTTTAATAGCTTTTTTTGTGTTTAGTAATTATTTTATTCACGTATtgccaataaatatatttttatttttcattctatctcacataaaataatatatgtattcaTGCATAACTCTATATCAACCAAATAATGCTAAGAAATAAATTTGGATAGTAGCTGCCAGCTGGTGGTGGTCATGATAAGCTAATAAGTACTGTTTTGCTCACTCCACCTCCACGGAATAGTTCGATTTTTCCTCCACAACGTCCTTAGGGTGatattgtttctttttcttttgccgcATTTCACTCAAATGGTTGAAGAAATATAATGCATAGATAAATATCGTCCAAAATAGGTCATGAAAAGGATCTCGAAGACCTACCAAAGTAGGAAAGCCAGGATCTTTGAAAAGCTAGATTCCTATTCAAAGAGTGCATAACTGCATGCATGAGCTAACAACAACCCATCAATTGGAGGTTCAAAACGGTGGTGGTTGTGAGTGTTGAATAGCAGTGACGTTGGATGATGTGTTGTGATTGTATGTGTAGCTAATGGTGACAGTGGTTGAATGGTTAAAAGTAGTGATTGATGATGATAGTGTGACGATCCAGTATGTCATTTTGAGTACTAACCTTTATTTTCGTGTTTCGAGATCTCTATTAGCTTCATTTGACatttcttgatttgcgtgcgtggtccgtgtcatttttcggaaagttgttacgaaaaaatttgaagaaaaaataattttaggcgtaAAATGGGACTTGAATTGACCacagtcaatatttttagtaaacaacctcggatcagtattttgatgattccggtaggttcgtatgatttTTTGGGCTTGTATGCACGTTTGGTTGGGGACCGGGGTGACCCGCGTATTTCGATGCGTTATGtaaaaaattgtgaaaatgagttttcaagttgaaaattaagagttttgatgatcgattcttattatttgatgttattttgatgatttgaggtagcgagcAAATTTGTAGAATGATaatacacttgtgtgcatgttcggtttggagactaaggggctcgggtgagtttcgattGCGTTGCAGAATGATTTAGAATTGCTGGTGTCGAGCAGTTGCTGGTATTTGATTGcaggtctcgcaattgcgaggaccTGTTCGTAATTGCGAGTCCCGCTTTTGCGAAGTTAGACTCGCAAGTGCGATTATTGGCTGGGCGTGGTGCTCTTCCCAAATGGGAAAaacatgtcgcaaatgcgatcctaaGTTTTCGCTTTTGCGACAATTCTGTCGCTTTTGCGATTCAGGTCATGGACTGGAGGTCTTTGCAATTGCGAGGGGGGGAGGGGGTAGGGGCATTTGCGATGGGTtaatgatagcatcaaggacaaggatagagttagGTCGTTATCAGTTAGTAGTTCGCATATGAGAACATTTAGTCGCATTTGCTACATCTCATGCAGTGACagtaatcgcaaatgcgatcagagtctcgcatttgcgatttgCGAACAAAACTTGAGAGGTGATTTTCTTGGGAGCTTTTCTTCCTAAAATCATTGTAAGTAACTCTAATCTATTTTCTATCAAGTTTTCGTtacttttcatgagtttttagcatcaaatctaggattttcatggtagaaattaaggattttataaaattgagatttagaccttatattgaggtcagatttcgaaacaaatcacataaccgggctcgagagtgaatgggtaatcgaattttggtctgaatctcaaattttgaccaagcaagcccggggttgacttttgttgaccttttaaATTTCATCAAATGATTGAACCTTTTTTTTATtagtgggtagtttctaaagcttattttgaattggtTAAAAGATATTTGGATAgagttggttggtttggaggcttgttcgaaaggaaaAGCCGTGGTTGATTGAGTTGGTTGCGCAAAGAGGTATGTGacgtgtctaactttgacttgagagaattatgacttgttggtctatttattatgtgaattTTGTGGAAAACTAGCatatatgcatggtgacgagtgtatatacgctgtcacgggttaaagcatgcgggttggCCTATTTGCTTTCATGTCTTCATTTATTCCATGTTATCTCTTATTGCATGCTTTGATTGCTACATGTTCTATCTTGTTATACATTGACTTTCTTGTTATCTGTCATTTAGCTATTATCTGTTTCGATTCGATCATTTCTCACTCAATATCTGCTTACCTGCTACATGTTCCTACTTGCATTAATTGTATATTTgcattgtttaattttttttacttacTTTTATTGTCCTTATATTACTTGATGCACTTTATTATGTTATTCTGAttatgtgatccatattaatgaATTGTCAAGGTTGGGGATTACGAGGTATGGGTTATTCTCCGTTTGTATTGGTAGTTCCTTACTTTTCTGCAAGTTTCATTTCCCTATTGTGTTGAGCTTATGTAATTAGTTGTGTTGAGTTATTTATGTTAATGAGTTGATATTGGGAATGTGTAACGCGCCGCAATAATGTGTGATGTGATAttaggatcggattgcacgccacaacagataaTGATATGATATAATATTGGGAccaggttgcacgtcgcaacagttaCTGTATTAAGTGTTGGGAttgggttgcgtgccgcaacagagTATGATGTGTTgtagttttttgttgttgtaaagTTTTATCTCGGTACTGGGATATGAGATTTGAGATTATGTTATTTTAGGGCCCACTGGTAGTTGACCTTCGGGTCCGTTTTTATGAGTTTACTACTTtagttatatttttgtattttgttatCATTATTCGTATATGTTTATTGTGAGTGTTTTGCCATAGCCTCGTCATTaattcgccgaggttaggctcggttcttacagagtatatgggatcggttgtactcatgctatacttttgcactttttgtgtagatcccgGTGTTGGTCCCAGCGACACGTAGAGAAGTTATGCAAGGATTCAACTGctataggagacttgaggtagagctgtcCAGCGTTCGCAGTCCCTGAAATCCCATTCTATTATGTCTTTACTATTTATTTTGTTTCAAAGATTTGTACTTCGTTCAGACCATACTTTGTAGTActctagttgctcatgtactgGTGACATCAGATTTCTAAGATTAGTGTAGGCCGTGTTATTTATGAATTTGTCTTATGTAATTCAGTTTTGCCAAtcgttaattattattgttactcgctttttaattattaaagtgGTTAACTGATTAGCtaatattggcttgttgagccagtagatgttaggcatcatcacggtGCCATGgttggaatttcgggtcgtgataagttggtatcagggcactaggttgcctagatctcacaagtcatgatcaagcttagtagagtgtggagaatcggtatggagacgtatgtGCCGCGcccccattttctcgcgaaagcagGCCTCGACATGCGACAACTCTTTTGAGTGGGAGGTAAAgcattaaagaaaaaaagagtcgccacctaacgatttttaaggtgcgttagggcacctatcatgcagataactctatttgactagtcaacaccaccaaagatcgggtaagggctcaaattacctcaaagagaaggtgttaggcactcttcgagatccacaactgtgggtcccggccgaacttaagactatgtggattataattaggCAAGATAAACAAAGAGAGTATGGGTGAAATGAATTTATTAACACAATGAGAAGTAAGgattacaaggatataactattaaCCTATATTAGATGATTAAACGAATAAATAAGagaaggggggtcctaagttttttagcttaaaggatcaccccgtgcaacataaataatactttgcaactccCTTGAGGTAaggagttactcatattattcagcggacacagactatcatctcctgctatccgattactatgttaaagttgtttacctaagcgctctaattcaattctaaatcgtgccctatgcgtgcactactcgtcccatacttatggtccaggaggcattggacctttatttagggtggttctagacttaacttaggctgctcaaaataataaaactagGCAACATACAAAACAAATTGGACTTCAAATGAGAGCAGTTAAAGGCTCAAGTTaccctccacacttagacaacaaatgcacataAAATAGGTTCTCACATTGAGCATTGGACAGTTTCAGAACTGAAGCcaattagaaatcattaagccctatagacatggtttctatgtgaccttggATT comes from the Nicotiana tabacum cultivar K326 chromosome 14, ASM71507v2, whole genome shotgun sequence genome and includes:
- the LOC107798079 gene encoding uncharacterized protein LOC107798079 — translated: MEKANASNKPVMQHPDSHLSASSSSDSSLELSTHPKESLGDLYTKSEPDASLSPSPAASWFPDVSSQTPQWSMMSNSPRAETGNPLFPDAFPQNLEPMKSPPSHSTMDHPPGYDPNRIPKSIFSSKPTTPEWSTASNESLFSIQMGTNSFSTDYSHLLSKSQELNKPEEWKNSPYYASEVKSNDSKNLSSPLPPLIDVSRDRDEKSARASEGPGIQEKNVETPKMVSEEKPVNNNIKGKTSSVIEEPAATTSNRTDDRAVPPTEATRISSPARTSSPCHSEASGNSSSSFAFPVLVNDGAKSNSLKGAAEKVEKPQSQPEFQPEKQPQHKQSESQLKAAEKSWCSCFTCWPHCC